In one window of Buchnera aphidicola (Schlechtendalia chinensis) DNA:
- the corC gene encoding CNNM family magnesium/cobalt transport protein CorC (CorC(YbeX) belongs to the Cyclin M Mg2+ Exporter (CNNM) family, and was characterized as belonging to a set of three proteins, at least one of which must be present for CorA to function.): MNDDYSIHKNKNNRKNFFSILLNQIFHDEPKSTEELLKLMKYSKKNKLIDQDTCDMLEGVIDIKKQKICDIMIPRIQMITLKLNYSLKKCLDIIIKSAHSRFPVMNYDENYVEGFLIAKDFLPFIKSSSNSFDMKKMLRPSVVVPESKHVSCMLQEFRLQKNHMAIVIDEFGAVSGLVTIEDILELIVGKIDDEYDKSESNIRQIDQYNFIIKSFTSIKEFNDAFKTNFNSEEVDTIGGLVMKKIGHLPSKGESINILEYKFKVHVANKRRIIQLKVTIPKNNEFPKLLEKK; encoded by the coding sequence ATGAATGACGACTATTCAATACACAAAAATAAAAATAATAGAAAAAACTTTTTTTCTATTTTATTAAACCAAATTTTTCATGATGAGCCAAAAAGTACAGAAGAATTGTTAAAACTCATGAAATATTCAAAAAAGAACAAATTAATAGATCAAGATACCTGTGATATGTTAGAAGGAGTAATTGACATAAAAAAACAAAAAATTTGTGATATAATGATTCCTAGAATACAAATGATAACTCTAAAATTAAATTACTCATTAAAAAAATGTTTAGATATAATTATAAAATCTGCTCATTCACGTTTTCCTGTAATGAACTATGATGAAAATTACGTTGAAGGATTTCTAATCGCAAAAGACTTTCTACCTTTTATAAAAAGTTCGTCTAATTCCTTTGATATGAAAAAAATGTTGCGTCCTTCTGTTGTTGTTCCTGAAAGCAAACATGTCAGTTGTATGTTACAAGAATTCCGATTACAAAAAAATCATATGGCAATTGTAATAGACGAATTTGGAGCTGTTTCAGGGCTAGTTACAATTGAAGATATACTAGAATTAATTGTAGGGAAAATTGATGATGAGTACGATAAAAGCGAATCTAACATTCGTCAAATAGATCAATATAATTTTATAATAAAATCTTTTACTTCTATAAAAGAATTCAACGATGCATTTAAAACCAATTTTAATTCTGAAGAAGTAGACACCATTGGTGGATTAGTTATGAAAAAAATTGGACATCTTCCCAGTAAAGGTGAATCCATCAACATTTTAGAATATAAATTTAAAGTTCATGTAGCAAATAAAAGAAGAATAATACAATTAAAAGTCACTATTCCTAAAAACAACGAATTTCCCAAACTTTTAGAGAAGAAATAA
- the leuS gene encoding leucine--tRNA ligase — MKKEYVPKDIETEIQEMWENNNEFSDINNTKKEKYYCLSMIPYPSGKLHMGHVRNYTISDVVARYQRMIGKNVLHPIGWDAFGLPAEVAAIQNNVNPYEWTQKNIKYMKNQLKILGFSYDWDKEITTCNPEYYKWEQWFFIQLYKKKLVYKKKSLVNWCKKDKTVLANEQVINGLCWRCNTRVAKRKISQWFIKITKYAEELLDGLKKLPHWPKKVKKMQSNWIGKSSGITINVKINSMIETLNIFTSQPETIMGATYIAISPFHELSKILSYTNENIRFFIKNEYHSKLCNNRFEKNKGIHTNKFALHPLTNEKIPIWISNYVLLKYETEEIFGIPAHNQYDLNFSLLHNLTIKPVVFEKDGKIPKIEKVAMIKSGILFNSKKYNFLSTKEARYIIMSDLEKNKIGKKNIHYRLKDWCVSRQRYWGVPIPMATLKNKKIIPIPNKYLPIKLSQNINNSESYQDFLNLQKEKTININGEIATCESDTLDTFVESSWYYARYTCIQYQKSIINKRSAEHWLPIDLYVGGIEHSTMHLMYFRFFHKVLRDFGLVKSDEPVKKLLCQGMVLSDAFYYFDENNYQHWINVNSNNYKYNHDGSIKKSFTYNGTKIFYAGMIKMSKSKKNGVDPKSVINTYGADTTRLFIMFAAPVEASLEWRESGIKGMYRFLKKLWKFCYNHIQEYEETNVPINYKNLDKNQKKLCSLLYKVVKQVENNISKKQAFNTAISSIIKLTNALFEISLSSQSKNKKLIHKTLLCIIKMLYPFVPHFSYMLLNNLSKNAKNYQKILWPKINENLMFNDSNLIIIQINGKLRHKILIDKEYSKQELLKKILKEKKIFKYTNNKNIEKVIYVEKKLVNLVIND, encoded by the coding sequence ATGAAAAAAGAATACGTTCCTAAAGACATAGAAACAGAAATTCAAGAAATGTGGGAAAACAATAATGAATTTTCAGATATTAATAATACAAAAAAAGAAAAATATTATTGTCTTTCTATGATCCCTTATCCGTCTGGAAAATTGCATATGGGACATGTTAGAAATTACACTATTAGCGATGTCGTAGCTAGATATCAACGTATGATCGGTAAAAATGTATTGCATCCAATAGGATGGGATGCATTCGGATTACCCGCAGAAGTAGCAGCAATACAAAATAATGTTAATCCATACGAATGGACTCAAAAAAATATAAAATATATGAAAAACCAATTAAAAATATTAGGATTTAGTTACGATTGGGATAAAGAAATTACCACTTGTAATCCTGAATATTATAAATGGGAACAATGGTTTTTTATACAATTGTATAAAAAAAAGTTAGTATATAAAAAAAAATCATTAGTTAATTGGTGTAAAAAAGATAAAACAGTCTTAGCAAATGAACAAGTAATTAATGGATTATGTTGGCGTTGTAATACAAGAGTTGCTAAACGAAAAATTTCTCAGTGGTTTATAAAAATTACAAAATATGCTGAAGAATTATTAGATGGATTAAAAAAATTACCACATTGGCCCAAAAAAGTTAAAAAAATGCAATCAAACTGGATAGGAAAGTCATCTGGAATTACAATTAATGTAAAAATTAATTCTATGATAGAAACACTTAATATCTTTACGTCTCAACCTGAAACAATAATGGGAGCAACATACATAGCTATTTCACCATTTCACGAATTATCTAAAATCCTATCCTATACCAATGAAAACATTCGATTTTTTATTAAAAATGAATATCATTCTAAATTATGTAACAACAGATTTGAAAAAAATAAAGGAATTCATACTAATAAATTTGCTTTACATCCGCTAACTAATGAAAAAATACCCATATGGATTTCTAATTACGTGTTATTAAAATACGAAACTGAAGAAATATTTGGTATACCAGCACACAATCAATATGATCTTAATTTTTCTTTACTACACAACCTAACAATTAAACCAGTTGTTTTCGAAAAAGATGGAAAAATTCCAAAAATAGAAAAAGTAGCTATGATAAAATCAGGAATTTTATTCAATTCCAAAAAGTATAATTTTTTAAGTACTAAAGAAGCACGTTATATCATAATGTCAGATTTAGAAAAAAATAAAATAGGAAAAAAAAATATACATTATCGTTTGAAAGATTGGTGTGTTTCAAGACAGCGCTACTGGGGAGTTCCTATCCCAATGGCAACTTTAAAAAATAAAAAAATTATACCTATACCAAATAAATATCTTCCAATAAAATTATCACAAAATATTAATAATTCAGAGTCTTATCAAGATTTTTTAAATTTACAAAAAGAAAAAACAATAAATATAAATGGGGAAATAGCAACATGCGAATCTGATACATTAGATACATTTGTGGAATCATCATGGTATTACGCTAGATATACCTGTATTCAATATCAAAAAAGTATAATAAATAAACGATCAGCTGAGCACTGGTTGCCTATCGATTTATACGTTGGAGGAATAGAACATTCTACAATGCATCTTATGTATTTTCGTTTTTTTCATAAAGTACTAAGAGATTTTGGATTAGTAAAATCCGATGAACCAGTAAAAAAATTGTTATGCCAAGGAATGGTATTATCCGATGCTTTCTATTATTTTGACGAAAATAATTATCAACATTGGATAAATGTTAATTCGAATAATTATAAATATAATCATGATGGAAGCATTAAAAAAAGTTTTACATACAATGGAACGAAAATATTCTATGCAGGCATGATCAAGATGTCTAAATCTAAAAAAAATGGAGTAGATCCGAAAAGTGTAATTAATACATATGGAGCAGACACAACAAGATTGTTTATCATGTTTGCTGCACCAGTAGAAGCATCATTAGAATGGCGAGAGTCTGGAATTAAAGGAATGTATAGATTTTTAAAAAAATTATGGAAATTTTGTTATAATCATATACAAGAATACGAAGAAACCAATGTACCAATAAACTATAAAAATTTAGATAAAAATCAAAAAAAGCTATGTTCGCTATTGTATAAAGTTGTAAAACAAGTAGAAAATAATATTAGTAAAAAGCAAGCTTTCAATACAGCAATTTCAAGCATAATAAAATTAACTAATGCACTTTTTGAAATATCTTTATCAAGTCAATCTAAAAATAAAAAGTTAATACATAAAACATTATTATGCATAATAAAAATGTTGTATCCTTTCGTTCCTCATTTTAGCTATATGTTATTAAACAATTTGTCGAAAAATGCAAAAAACTATCAAAAAATTTTATGGCCAAAAATTAACGAAAATCTCATGTTCAATGATTCTAATTTAATAATTATACAAATAAATGGAAAACTCCGTCATAAAATTTTAATAGATAAAGAGTATTCTAAACAAGAACTATTAAAAAAAATATTAAAAGAAAAAAAAATATTCAAATACACTAATAATAAAAATATAGAAAAAGTAATATATGTTGAAAAAAAACTAGTAAACTTAGTTATTAACGATTAA
- the holA gene encoding DNA polymerase III subunit delta, which translates to MDIIHSKQLFPIFFKSLKPYYVLVGNNDFFIQESKKIIFSIAQKNGFLKTTLSQIQFQLKSNTIISTFKNNNLFSKKKIIILHIPQNTLTAEIQKQLSNLSIFLNSNLLLIIQTNISKYMPNNIWFKIFQLKGTIIRCENLLNQELSVWTQNKIHDLKINIQEDAIKLLLKVYKNNIEFLYNSLNVLKLIWPNSLIDINNVKNIISNEAIFTLEEWIDTILIGNFEKSVKILNNFYIKNNSYPVLLRSLQNNLLAILMIKRQKFTNFINILTQFKISKHRHSFLINIARHKSLNNINRSIKLLMNIEINVKKKHTQFIWNQLKILLHIISQNN; encoded by the coding sequence ATGGATATAATTCATTCAAAACAACTATTTCCAATTTTTTTTAAAAGTTTAAAACCTTATTATGTTCTTGTCGGAAATAACGATTTTTTTATACAAGAAAGCAAAAAAATTATATTTTCTATAGCTCAAAAAAATGGATTTTTAAAAACTACATTAAGTCAAATACAATTCCAATTGAAATCTAATACTATAATATCTACTTTTAAAAATAATAATTTGTTTTCTAAAAAAAAAATTATTATACTACATATACCTCAAAACACACTTACTGCAGAAATCCAAAAGCAATTATCTAACTTATCTATTTTTTTAAATTCCAACTTGCTTTTAATTATTCAAACAAATATATCTAAATATATGCCAAACAATATTTGGTTTAAAATATTTCAATTAAAAGGTACAATTATAAGATGTGAAAATTTACTAAATCAAGAACTAAGTGTCTGGACACAAAATAAAATACATGATTTAAAAATAAATATCCAAGAAGATGCAATAAAATTGCTACTTAAAGTTTACAAAAATAACATCGAGTTTTTATATAATTCATTAAATGTCCTAAAATTAATATGGCCAAATTCGCTAATAGATATCAATAATGTTAAGAATATAATAAGTAACGAAGCTATCTTTACATTAGAAGAATGGATTGATACAATTTTAATCGGGAATTTTGAGAAATCTGTAAAAATTTTAAATAATTTTTATATAAAAAATAATAGTTATCCAGTACTATTAAGAAGTTTACAAAATAATTTACTTGCAATATTAATGATAAAACGTCAAAAATTCACAAATTTTATTAACATTTTAACACAATTTAAAATTTCAAAGCATAGACATTCATTCTTAATAAATATTGCTCGTCATAAAAGTTTAAATAATATAAATCGATCTATTAAACTACTCATGAACATAGAAATTAATGTTAAAAAAAAACATACACAATTTATATGGAATCAATTAAAAATTTTATTACATATAATTAGTCAAAATAATTGA
- a CDS encoding nicotinate-nicotinamide nucleotide adenylyltransferase → MGFDNLVTLNKWYKWEELLKWCHLIILKRSLHKNNVINGILKNWMKKHITKNYYLLHDNPSGYIFFSQTPKIDISSTKIRYFLKNKFPCSHLLPIPVINYIRKHHLYN, encoded by the coding sequence ATCGGATTTGATAATTTAGTTACTTTAAATAAATGGTATAAATGGGAAGAACTACTAAAATGGTGTCATTTAATAATATTAAAACGTTCTTTACATAAAAATAACGTGATTAATGGAATTTTAAAAAACTGGATGAAAAAACATATAACTAAAAACTATTATTTATTACATGATAATCCTTCAGGATATATTTTTTTTTCGCAAACTCCTAAAATTGACATTTCCTCTACAAAAATTCGCTACTTTTTAAAAAATAAGTTTCCTTGTTCGCACTTGTTGCCAATTCCAGTTATCAATTATATAAGAAAACATCATTTGTACAATTAA
- the tusA gene encoding sulfurtransferase TusA, protein MNIKKDKKYVTLDLRNLHCPEPLMLLRKKIREICTGKMLLILADDPSTIRDVPNFCRFMNHSLLNSKTNKLPYQYLIKKGKLSLCVPKNKNIVI, encoded by the coding sequence ATGAATATTAAAAAAGACAAAAAATACGTAACTTTAGACTTAAGAAATCTTCACTGTCCTGAACCTCTCATGTTATTAAGAAAAAAAATTAGAGAAATTTGTACCGGAAAAATGTTACTAATATTAGCAGATGATCCATCAACTATAAGAGACGTTCCGAACTTTTGTCGATTTATGAATCATTCTCTATTAAATTCTAAAACTAACAAATTACCCTATCAATATTTGATAAAAAAGGGAAAACTATCTTTATGTGTTCCTAAAAACAAAAATATCGTTATATAA
- the asd gene encoding aspartate-semialdehyde dehydrogenase: MRNSVGLVGWRGMVGSVLMERMEKENDFSSFNPVFFSTSQIHEEGPTFNGKYYGNLKNAYDIDILKELDIIVTCQGSEYTNKIYYKLRKSGWKGYWIDAASYLRMKKESVIVLDPINLSAIHQAIDNNCKTFIGGNCTVSLMLLSLGGLFSKKLIDWMTVSTYQAASGSGASHMVELLMQMNAVCKGISSDLKNPAKSILKIEKKINKISLSDGFPTNCFHVPLVGNLIPWIDVKTEDGRSKEEWKIQSEANKILLSKKNIPIDGLCVRIGSLRCHSQSFVIKLKKDISLSEIEKILSHHNRWTRLIPNDVDATIKNLTPLSVTGTLFTPVGRVRKLNIGKKYISAFTVGDQLLWGAAEPLRRMLKILVNQKLD, translated from the coding sequence ATGAGAAATTCTGTGGGTTTAGTTGGATGGAGAGGAATGGTTGGATCTGTACTAATGGAACGCATGGAGAAAGAGAACGATTTTTCAAGTTTTAATCCGGTTTTTTTTTCTACATCTCAAATTCATGAAGAGGGACCTACTTTTAATGGAAAATATTATGGAAATTTAAAAAATGCTTATGATATTGATATATTGAAAGAATTAGATATTATTGTTACATGTCAAGGCAGTGAATATACTAATAAAATATATTATAAATTGAGAAAAAGTGGTTGGAAAGGATATTGGATAGATGCTGCTTCTTATCTTAGAATGAAAAAAGAATCAGTTATTGTTTTAGATCCAATTAATTTATCTGCAATTCACCAAGCTATTGACAACAATTGCAAAACTTTTATAGGTGGTAATTGTACAGTTAGTTTGATGTTATTGTCATTAGGAGGTTTATTTTCGAAAAAATTAATTGATTGGATGACAGTTTCTACTTATCAAGCGGCTTCTGGGAGTGGAGCCTCTCATATGGTTGAGTTATTAATGCAAATGAACGCAGTTTGCAAAGGTATTTCGAGTGATTTAAAAAATCCAGCTAAATCTATTTTAAAAATAGAAAAAAAAATTAATAAAATTAGTTTATCTGATGGTTTTCCAACTAACTGTTTTCATGTTCCATTAGTCGGAAATTTAATTCCTTGGATTGATGTTAAAACTGAAGATGGAAGAAGCAAAGAAGAATGGAAAATTCAATCTGAAGCTAATAAAATATTACTGTCTAAAAAAAATATACCTATAGATGGTTTATGTGTTCGTATTGGATCATTAAGATGTCATAGTCAATCGTTTGTAATTAAGTTAAAAAAAGACATTTCTTTATCAGAAATAGAAAAAATTTTGTCTCACCACAATCGTTGGACAAGATTAATTCCCAATGACGTTGATGCAACTATTAAAAATTTAACGCCTCTTTCAGTAACTGGAACTTTGTTCACCCCTGTTGGAAGAGTGAGAAAGTTAAACATAGGGAAAAAATATATATCTGCATTTACTGTAGGAGATCAATTGTTATGGGGTGCTGCAGAGCCTTTAAGAAGAATGTTGAAAATTCTTGTTAATCAGAAACTTGATTAA
- a CDS encoding YhgN family NAAT transporter: protein MKEMISSTILLILIMDPLGNLPIFMSILKNIEPKRRRIVLLREMLIALLIMLLFLFSGENILKFLNLKTETVSISGGIILFLIAIKMIFPSKNNKNNTKNKNEEPFLVPLAIPLIAGPSLLATLILLSHEYLSKLTYLTISLLIAWTCTAIILLLSNMFLRLFGPKGVDALERLMGLILIMLSTQMFLDGVKSWFQI, encoded by the coding sequence ATGAAAGAAATGATCTCTTCGACTATTTTACTAATTCTAATCATGGATCCATTAGGAAATCTCCCAATATTCATGTCTATATTAAAAAACATTGAACCAAAACGACGTCGTATTGTACTACTTAGAGAGATGTTAATAGCTTTATTAATAATGTTATTATTTTTATTTTCTGGAGAAAACATTCTTAAATTCTTAAATCTAAAAACCGAAACAGTGTCTATATCAGGTGGAATAATTTTATTTCTAATAGCTATAAAAATGATATTCCCTTCTAAAAATAACAAAAATAATACAAAAAATAAAAATGAAGAACCATTTTTAGTACCTCTAGCAATTCCACTAATAGCAGGACCATCACTTTTAGCTACATTAATATTATTGTCACACGAATACTTAAGTAAATTAACATATCTAACGATATCCTTATTAATCGCGTGGACATGCACGGCAATAATTTTATTACTATCAAATATGTTTTTACGTTTATTCGGACCTAAAGGAGTTGATGCCTTAGAACGATTAATGGGACTAATTTTAATTATGCTATCAACTCAAATGTTTTTAGATGGTGTAAAATCTTGGTTTCAAATTTAA
- a CDS encoding phosphoglycerate kinase — protein MSTIKITDLKLLNKRVLIRSDLNVPIKNKKIISYARIHASLPTIELALKENAKVIITSHLGRPIEGVYNSELSLRPIYEYFKKKFNNTKVHFLKNYLHGIEICSGELAILENVRFNKGEIENDTHLSKKYASLCDIFVMDAFGSLHRNESSTYGLSKYSKIACVGLLLESELKTLNNILKNPKKPMVTIVGGAKVSTKFNILKTLAKISDTLIVGGGIANTFIAIDNNVGRSLHEPNFINQAKSLRDNYNIFIPTDSLVSTTFNENSIGVNKEVSNIEENEEIMDFGKNTIKNMILILKNAKTIFWNGPVGVFEFKNFQQGTKTLAETIAKNNNAFSIAGGGDTLSVIETLNIKNKISYVSTGGGSLLKILEQKKLPIMKLLERRI, from the coding sequence ATGTCAACTATTAAAATAACAGATTTAAAACTTTTAAATAAAAGAGTTCTCATACGATCTGATTTAAATGTACCTATTAAAAATAAAAAAATTATTTCTTATGCTCGTATTCATGCGTCACTACCAACTATTGAATTAGCATTAAAAGAAAATGCAAAAGTTATTATAACTTCTCATTTAGGAAGACCAATAGAAGGAGTATACAACTCAGAACTATCATTACGCCCTATTTATGAATATTTTAAGAAAAAATTTAACAATACGAAAGTACATTTTCTAAAAAACTATTTACATGGAATAGAAATATGTTCAGGAGAACTAGCCATATTAGAAAATGTAAGATTTAATAAAGGCGAAATAGAAAATGATACTCATCTATCTAAAAAATATGCCAGTTTATGTGACATATTCGTAATGGATGCTTTTGGTTCATTACATAGAAATGAATCATCTACTTATGGACTTTCAAAATATTCAAAAATTGCATGTGTTGGATTACTACTAGAATCAGAACTAAAAACATTGAACAATATTCTCAAAAATCCGAAAAAACCTATGGTTACAATTGTTGGAGGTGCTAAAGTATCTACTAAATTTAACATTTTAAAAACGTTAGCAAAAATATCAGATACATTAATAGTAGGTGGAGGTATTGCTAATACATTCATAGCGATTGACAATAACGTTGGTAGATCTCTACACGAACCTAATTTTATAAATCAAGCTAAATCATTGCGCGATAATTATAATATTTTTATACCAACAGATTCCCTTGTTAGCACTACTTTTAATGAAAATAGTATAGGAGTTAATAAAGAAGTTTCGAACATTGAAGAAAATGAAGAAATTATGGATTTTGGAAAAAATACAATAAAAAATATGATATTAATATTAAAAAATGCAAAAACCATATTTTGGAATGGACCAGTAGGAGTTTTTGAATTTAAAAACTTTCAACAAGGAACAAAAACACTTGCTGAAACTATTGCGAAAAACAACAATGCTTTTTCAATAGCAGGAGGAGGAGATACTTTATCTGTAATAGAAACATTAAATATAAAAAATAAAATTTCTTATGTATCCACCGGAGGAGGTTCTCTTTTAAAAATTTTAGAACAAAAAAAGCTTCCAATAATGAAACTATTAGAACGCCGTATTTAA
- the fbaA gene encoding class II fructose-bisphosphate aldolase: MCKILNFIKPGVINGLDALKMFEIAKKNFFAIPAINCVGTDSINAVLESAKKANSPIIVQFSYGGSTFIAGKGLNTKKLHKQAILGAISGAQHVHLMAKYYKIPVILHTDHCNKETLPWIDELIEKGKKYFKTYKTPLFTSHMIDLSNESLQFNLNTCAEYLKEIKNINMMLEIELGCTGGEEDGIDNSDIDNSLLYTKPIDVNTAYEKLSLIDPCFTIAASFGNVHGVYKSGNIHLKPNILKQSQEYVRKKHNLSFNPLNFVFHGGSGSLLQDIQKSIKYGVVKMNIDTDVQWVTWKGILKFYKKNQIYLQNQLGNPLGLDKPNKKYYDPRTWIRYSQISIFNYLQKMFKILKSYNTL; the protein is encoded by the coding sequence ATGTGTAAAATTTTAAATTTTATAAAGCCAGGTGTAATTAATGGACTTGACGCACTAAAAATGTTCGAAATAGCCAAAAAAAATTTTTTTGCAATACCTGCAATAAACTGCGTAGGTACTGACTCCATAAATGCTGTTTTAGAATCTGCAAAAAAAGCAAATAGCCCAATAATAGTACAATTTTCCTATGGAGGTTCAACCTTTATTGCGGGAAAAGGATTAAATACAAAAAAATTACATAAACAAGCAATACTAGGCGCTATATCAGGTGCTCAACACGTACATCTAATGGCAAAATACTACAAAATTCCTGTAATTTTACATACTGACCACTGTAATAAAGAAACATTACCTTGGATAGATGAATTAATTGAAAAAGGGAAAAAATATTTTAAGACTTATAAAACTCCTCTTTTCACTTCACATATGATAGATTTATCAAACGAATCCTTACAATTCAATTTGAATACTTGTGCAGAATATTTAAAAGAAATTAAAAACATTAACATGATGTTAGAAATAGAATTAGGTTGCACAGGAGGAGAAGAAGATGGAATTGATAATTCCGATATAGACAATTCTTTATTATACACTAAACCTATAGATGTTAATACTGCATATGAAAAACTATCTTTAATTGATCCTTGCTTTACTATTGCAGCATCTTTTGGAAACGTTCATGGAGTTTATAAATCAGGTAACATTCATTTAAAACCTAATATTTTAAAACAATCACAAGAATATGTTAGAAAAAAACACAATTTATCTTTTAATCCGTTGAATTTTGTATTTCATGGAGGATCAGGATCTTTATTACAAGATATTCAAAAATCTATTAAATATGGAGTTGTTAAAATGAATATAGATACTGATGTTCAATGGGTAACTTGGAAAGGAATACTAAAATTTTATAAAAAGAATCAAATTTATTTACAAAATCAATTAGGAAATCCACTAGGATTAGACAAACCCAATAAAAAATACTATGATCCCAGAACTTGGATTCGGTATTCTCAAATATCAATATTTAACTATTTGCAAAAAATGTTTAAAATACTAAAATCTTATAATACTTTATAA
- the mscS gene encoding small-conductance mechanosensitive channel MscS has product MKKINVVDDINHAGNWLIRNQELILSYIINLVSSIMILVIGFFIAKAISNVIKKILITRNIDFTISGFLSALAKYIVITFFLIASLGCIGVQTTSVIAILGAAGMAVGLALQGSLSNFAAGVLLVILRPLRIGEYVNLENISGTVLNIHIFYTTLRTLDGKIVVMPNGKIISGNIINHSREKTRRNEFIISVAHNSDIDLVIKVLKNVLEKDKRVIKNKDIVVGLSELTPSSLNFIVRCWSNTDELNIVYWDLMAKFKKTLDLNNISTSHSKIEICCHKKNN; this is encoded by the coding sequence ATGAAAAAAATAAATGTAGTTGATGATATTAATCACGCAGGAAATTGGTTAATACGTAATCAAGAACTAATATTAAGTTACATTATAAATCTTGTGTCATCTATCATGATTCTAGTAATAGGGTTTTTCATAGCTAAAGCAATTTCAAATGTTATCAAAAAAATTTTAATCACTAGAAATATTGATTTTACTATCTCTGGGTTTCTTTCTGCCTTAGCAAAATATATAGTTATCACATTTTTTTTAATAGCGTCTCTAGGATGTATTGGAGTTCAAACTACGTCTGTCATAGCAATATTAGGTGCTGCAGGAATGGCTGTTGGATTAGCTTTGCAAGGATCACTATCAAATTTTGCAGCAGGAGTATTGTTAGTAATATTACGTCCACTTCGAATTGGAGAATATGTAAATCTAGAAAACATATCTGGAACAGTTTTAAATATTCATATATTCTACACTACACTTAGAACATTGGATGGAAAAATTGTAGTTATGCCCAATGGAAAAATTATATCAGGAAATATAATAAATCATTCCAGAGAAAAAACTAGAAGAAATGAATTTATTATCAGTGTTGCACACAACTCTGACATTGATCTAGTAATAAAAGTATTAAAAAATGTTTTAGAAAAAGATAAGAGAGTTATAAAAAATAAAGACATAGTCGTAGGATTAAGTGAATTAACTCCATCTTCACTAAATTTTATCGTACGTTGTTGGAGTAATACAGATGAATTGAATATAGTATACTGGGATTTAATGGCAAAATTTAAAAAAACATTAGATCTAAACAATATAAGTACTTCTCATTCAAAAATTGAAATATGTTGTCACAAAAAAAACAATTAA
- a CDS encoding exodeoxyribonuclease V subunit gamma, whose amino-acid sequence MFTLYKSYNFHLLLKKACSIFINKPLKNPLKQEFFIIPNKETEHWINIYIAKKYSIVANIKFLQFNNFILEIFQKVNSRNNLKLEFERYHIIWKIMNIKNVKNFTNFISKSNSKIKLFEIVSYLSKQFEKFLLYRSDWIYEWTTNLKKKEHNLTL is encoded by the coding sequence ATGTTTACATTATACAAATCTTACAATTTTCACCTTCTTTTAAAAAAAGCATGTTCTATTTTTATAAACAAACCATTAAAAAATCCACTTAAACAAGAATTTTTTATAATTCCAAATAAAGAAACAGAACATTGGATTAACATTTACATAGCAAAAAAATACTCAATAGTTGCAAATATCAAATTTTTGCAATTTAATAACTTTATATTGGAAATATTTCAAAAAGTTAATTCTAGAAATAATTTGAAATTAGAATTTGAAAGATATCATATTATTTGGAAAATAATGAATATAAAAAATGTTAAAAATTTTACTAACTTCATTAGTAAAAGCAATTCAAAAATAAAATTGTTCGAAATAGTATCTTACTTATCAAAACAATTTGAAAAATTTTTACTATATCGTTCAGATTGGATATATGAATGGACTACAAACTTAAAAAAAAAAGAACACAATCTAACTCTATAA